The proteins below come from a single Aegilops tauschii subsp. strangulata cultivar AL8/78 chromosome 6, Aet v6.0, whole genome shotgun sequence genomic window:
- the LOC109734363 gene encoding haloacid dehalogenase-like hydrolase domain-containing protein At2g33255 isoform X2 translates to MLLPRLLPAHRLLAGGPRPLLLLPRRRLAPRPPAAVSMSSSSSAPARRRGPLRGVVFDMDGTLTVPVIDFPAMYREVLGGEAAYAAAREAGGGAVDILHCIEAWGPDEQRRAYEAIARFERDGLDRLQIMPGASELCGFLDARQIRRGLITRNVKDAVDLFHQRFGIVCGKRAGAFTCLLDETGRYGPHDSLPEDVKPDFMVSSLPEVLSVLEEHFDLAPVSVAESRI, encoded by the exons ATGCTCCTCCCCCGCCTGCTCCCCGcgcaccgcctcctcgccggcggcccccgccccctcctcctcctcccacgccgccgcctcgctccccggccgcccgccgccgtctccatgtcctcctcctcctccgcgcccGCCCGCCGCAGGGGCCCGCTGCGGGGGGTGGTGTTCGACATGGACGGGACCCTGACGGTGCCCGTCATCGACTTCCCGGCCATGTACCGCGAGGTGCTCGGCGGGGAGGCGGCCTACGCCGCGGCGCGCGAGGCCGGCGGGGGCGCCGTCGACATCCTCCACTGCATCGAGGCCTGGGGCCCCGACGAGCAGCGCCGCGCCTACGAGGCCATCGCCCGGTTCGAGCGCGACGGCCTCGACCGCCTCCAGATCATGCCCG GGGCCTCGGAGCTCTGCGGGTTCCTCGACGCGAGGCAAATCAG GAGGGGTTTAATCACCCGCAATGTGAAGGACGCAGTTGATTTGTTTCACCAAAGGTTTGGT ATCGTTTGTGGAAAGAGAGCAGGAGCATTCACTTGCCTACTTGACGAAACTGGGCGATACGGCCCCCACGATTCTTTGCCTGAAGATGTTAAGCCTGACTTCATGGTGTCTTCACTCCCCGAAGTACTGTCGGTGCTTGAGGAGCATTTCGATTTGGCTCCAGTGTCTGTCGCCGAGAGTAGAATATGA
- the LOC109734363 gene encoding haloacid dehalogenase-like hydrolase domain-containing protein At2g33255 isoform X1: MLLPRLLPAHRLLAGGPRPLLLLPRRRLAPRPPAAVSMSSSSSAPARRRGPLRGVVFDMDGTLTVPVIDFPAMYREVLGGEAAYAAAREAGGGAVDILHCIEAWGPDEQRRAYEAIARFERDGLDRLQIMPGASELCGFLDARQIRRGLITRNVKDAVDLFHQRFGMKFVPALSREFRPYKPDPAPLLHICSTWDIPPTEVIMVGDSLKDDIVCGKRAGAFTCLLDETGRYGPHDSLPEDVKPDFMVSSLPEVLSVLEEHFDLAPVSVAESRI; encoded by the exons ATGCTCCTCCCCCGCCTGCTCCCCGcgcaccgcctcctcgccggcggcccccgccccctcctcctcctcccacgccgccgcctcgctccccggccgcccgccgccgtctccatgtcctcctcctcctccgcgcccGCCCGCCGCAGGGGCCCGCTGCGGGGGGTGGTGTTCGACATGGACGGGACCCTGACGGTGCCCGTCATCGACTTCCCGGCCATGTACCGCGAGGTGCTCGGCGGGGAGGCGGCCTACGCCGCGGCGCGCGAGGCCGGCGGGGGCGCCGTCGACATCCTCCACTGCATCGAGGCCTGGGGCCCCGACGAGCAGCGCCGCGCCTACGAGGCCATCGCCCGGTTCGAGCGCGACGGCCTCGACCGCCTCCAGATCATGCCCG GGGCCTCGGAGCTCTGCGGGTTCCTCGACGCGAGGCAAATCAG GAGGGGTTTAATCACCCGCAATGTGAAGGACGCAGTTGATTTGTTTCACCAAAGGTTTGGT ATGAAATTTGTGCCTGCATTAAGCAGAGAATTCCGCCCCTATAAGCCAGATCCAGCTCCATTGCTTCATATTTGCTCCACTTGGGACATTCCACCGACCGAGGTGATCATGGTTGGTGACAGCCTCAAGGATGAC ATCGTTTGTGGAAAGAGAGCAGGAGCATTCACTTGCCTACTTGACGAAACTGGGCGATACGGCCCCCACGATTCTTTGCCTGAAGATGTTAAGCCTGACTTCATGGTGTCTTCACTCCCCGAAGTACTGTCGGTGCTTGAGGAGCATTTCGATTTGGCTCCAGTGTCTGTCGCCGAGAGTAGAATATGA